GGACGATGGTGCGCATGCCGTCCTGCACGGTGCCGACGTTCTCGAAGATGCCGTTGACCACCCACATGATCCATTCGGACATGTTGTTGATGCGGATCACCAGGCCCAGGGCCAGGGCGATGGCGCCGGTGCTGATCTGCGCCTGACCCCACAGCCACAGCGCCAGGGCGCCGGTGCCGGCGATCAGCAGGCCATTGAGGCAGGTGACGCTGAATTCCAGGGCGGTGACGGTGCGGGTCTGCCGGCGTACCCGGTCGAGCAGGCCCTGCATGGCCTCGCGGGCGTAGCCTTCCTCCTCCCGGCTGTGGGCGAACAGCTTGAGGGTGGTGACGTTGCTGTAGCCGTCGACCACCCGGCCCATCAGCTGCGAGCGCGCCGCCGAGGCCGTGGCCGAGCGCGACTTGATGCGCGGCACGTAGTAGCCCAGCAGCAGGCAGTAGCCGAGAATCCACAGACCCAGCGGCAGTACCAGGCGCAGGTCGGCTTCGGCGAACAGGTACAGCGCGCTGCCGGCATACACCAGCACGTGCCACAGGGCGTCGACCACCTGCATGGCCGAGTCGCGCAGGGCCGGGCCGGTCTGCATGATGCGCTGGGCGATGCGCCCGGCGAAGTCGTTCTGGAAGAAGTTCAGGCTCTGCCCGAGCACGTAGCGGTGGTTCTGCCAGCGCACCAGGTTGGTCAGGCTCGGGGTGATCGCCTGGTTGGCCAGTAAATCATGCAGGCCGAACACCAGGGGACGGATCAGCAGCACCACCGCCAGCATCCACAGCAGTTCGCCCTGGTAGCGGCTGAAGAAGTCGCTGCTCGGGGTGGCCTGGGCCATGTCGATCAGCTGGCCGAGGAAGTTGAACAGCGCCACCTCGATCAGGGCGGCGAAGAAGCCGACCACCAGCACGGCGAGCAGCAGCGGCCAGGCCTGGATCAGGTAGTGGGCGTAGAAGGCCAGGATGCCCTTGGGCGGCACCACGTCCGGGCTGGGCCTGAACACGTCGAGCAGGGCTTCGAAGCGGCGAAACAGCATTCCGGGCGTCCTGCCGTTGCGATGGGGGAATGACGATTCTATCGCCTAAGTCGGCTGGGCTCGACGGCGTGCGGCTGTGCTGGTTGGCGAGGGACGCGCGTAGGGGCAGGAAGCGGACCGCTAAGGGTCCGCTTCCGCGGGGCTTACAGGCGCTTGGCCTCGAGGATCAGCACCGGCTCGCGCGGCACGTTCTGGTGGCCGCCGCGGTTGCCGGTGGGCACCTGGGCGATCTTGTCGACCACCTCCATGCCACGGACCACCTTGCCGAACACCGCATAGCCGAAGTCGCGGGTGCCGTGGTCGAGGAAGGCGTTGTCCTTGTGGTTGATGAAGAACTGGCTGGTGGCCGAGTCGCGCACCTGGGTGCGGGCCATGGCCAGGGTGCCGCGCACGTTGTGCAGGCCGTTGTCGGCTTCGTTCTTGATCGGCGCCCGGGTCTCCTTCTGCTCCAGGTCGGCATCGAAGCCGCCGCCCTGGATCATGAAACCGGGGATCACCCGGTGGAACTGGGTGCCGGCGTAGTGGCCGCTGTCCACATAGGCGAGGAAGTTCTGCACGCTGACCGGCGCCTTCTCGGCTTCCAGCTCGATTTCGATGTCGCCGGCGCTGGTGGTCAGCAGCACCTTGGGGTTCTCGGCGGCGAGCAGGCTGGTGGACAGCAGCAGGGAACAGGCGGCGAGGGCGAGTTGTTTGAGCATTCTCATGGGTCCTTGTGGTGGTTGAGCGCGGCCCGTTCGACTTCGGCGAGGAAGGCCAGCAGGCTGCTATTGAAACGTTGTGGTTGATCCAGGGGTGTGGCATGGCGCGAATTTTCGATCACCAGCAGGCGCGCATCGGGCAGTTCCTTGACGTAGGCCGCCTTCTGCGCCACCGGGGTGTAGTCGCGGTCGGCGCTGATCACCAGGGTAGGACAGGTGATGCGGGCCAGGCGTTCCCGCACGCCCCAGCCGATGATGGCGTCGAGGCTGGCCAGGTAGGCGCGCTTGTCGTTCTGCGGCCAGCGTTCCTCGATCTTGCGCCGCAGCTCTTCCTGGTGCGGGTGAGGGAACAGCAGACGGCCCAGGCCCTTGGCGATGGTCTTGAGGCCGAGCAGGCGCGACAGGCTCCAGCGCTTGGCGACCTCCAGGCGCTCGCGCAGGTTGCGTGGCTTGACCTCCGGGGTGCTGTTGACGATGCACAGGCTCTTGAGCAGTTCCGGGCGGTCGACGCCGAGCTGAAAGCCGATCATCCCGCCCATGGAGATGCCGACCAGGTGCACGGCCTCCAGGCGCAGGTGTTCGATCAGCGCCGCCACGTCCTCGGCGAAGCCGGCGATGCTGTAGCGCTCGCGGGGCTTGTCGGAGCGGCCGTGGCCGCGCAGGTCGAGGGCGATGACCCGGTAGTGCGCCGCCAGGTCGCCGATCTGGTATTCCCAGTCGCGGGTGCTCGAGCCCAGGCCGTGGACCAGCAGCAGCGGGGCGCCGTGGCCGTATTCCTCGTAGTGCAATTGGCAGCCGTCGCTGTCGAAGTAGGCCATGGCCTAGGTTTCCTCGTTTGGCGGCAGCTGCGCGGTGGGTGCTGCATCGAGTGGTGCGGCGTCGAAGCGGCGGATCAGCTCGGCGAGGATCTGGGTGGCCGGCCCCAGCGCCCTGTCCTTGTTCGAGTACAAGAGGTACCGGGTGTTGCGACTGCCGCCGTGCTCCAGGGGCAGCGGGCTGAGCAGGCCGTCCTTGAGCTCGCGCTCGATCAGATGTCGCGGCAGCCAGGCGAAGCCCAGGCCGTTGCTGACGAAGCGGGCGGCGGTGGCCAGGCTGCCGACCGTCCAGCGCTGCTCGGCGCCGAGCCAGCCGACGTCGCGCGGCTGCTGGCGGCCCGAGTCGCGAATCACCACCTGCATCTGGCCCTCCAGGTCCTGAAAACTCAGTTCGCGTTGCAGGCGGTGCAGCGGATGGTCGGGGTGGGCCACGGCGACGAACTCCACGGTACTCATCTCCGTGCACAGGTAGCCTGGAATGTTCAGGCCGCTGATGGCCAGGTCGGCGGTGCCTTCCTTGAGCACGTCCTCGACGCCGGACAGCACCTCCTCGCGCAGGCGCACCCGGCAGCCGCGGCTCTGTGGCATGAAGGCGGTAAGCGCCTGGACCAGGCGGGCGTTGGGGTAGGCGGCGTCCACCACCAGGCGCACCTCGGCTTCCCAGCCCTGCTCCATGTTGTGGGCCAGGTCTTCCAGCTGGCTGGCCTGCTTGACCAACTGGCGCGAGCGACGCAGCAGCACCTCGCCGGCTTCGGTGAGCACCGCCTTGCGCCCGTCGATCCGCAGCAGCGGCACGCCGAGCTGCTCCTGCATGCGCGCCACCGTATAGCTGACCGACGACTGCGAACGGTGCAGCACCTCGGCGGCCTGGGCGAAGCCGCCCTGGTCGACCACCGCCTGCAGGGTTCGCCATTGATCGAGGGTCACGCGTGGCGCTTTCATTATTTGCTCCTATTCACGGGAATCGCCGGGTGCACGCGGCGGCGATATCGCCCTAAACTGGCGGTCCACCTTAGGAGACCGCCCGATGAGAAACCTCTGTTGTGCCCTGATCGCCCTGTTGCCGCTGAGCGCCCTTGCCTACCCGATCGAGCTGGAAAAGCAGCTCAACGGTGCTGAGGTGTCCGCCACCACCCAGGAGATCGACCACAACATGGGCGCGGTGCGTCTCTACAACTACGGCCAGACCGACGCCCGATGCAGCGGCGTGTTCCGCAACGGTCCCGAGCGCCCGCGCACGCGCAAGGTGCTGCTGGCGGCGGGAGAGAGCGACAACATGACCGTGAAGTTCGCCCGCAGCATCATCCGGTTGCGGGTGAAGCTGACCTGCACCCTCGACTAAGCCTGCAGCGCTCGTACCTGGCGGTTTTCGAACATCGCTGAGCCTAGAGCGATGGTGGGAATAAATCAACTTTGTCGATTGTTTATGTCTGGTTTTTGCGCTTTTTAATCGGCTGGTGTGGTCATAGTCTGTGCCCATCGAGACACAACAACTCACGATGGAGCCAAACATCATGTCCAATGTCCTGGTAATCGAAAGCAGCGCCCGTCAACAAGGCTCGGTATCGCGCCAACTCACCGAGCAGTTCATCGCCCGCTGGCGGGCGGCCCACCCGGCCGACAGCATCGAGATTCGCGACCTGGCGGTCGAGCAGGTGCCGCACCTGGATGCCAACCTGCTGGGCGGCTGGATGACCCCGGCCGAGCAGCAGAGCGAGGCGGAGCGGGCGGCCCTGGCGCTGTCCAATCAGCTCAGCGACGAGCTGCTGGCCGCCGATGTGCTGGTGCTGGCCGCGCCGATGTACAACTTTGCCATTCCCAGCACCCTCAAGGCCTGGCTCGATCACGTACTGCGTGCCGGGGTGACCTTCCACTACACCGAGAACGGCCCCGAGGGGCTGCTCAAGGGCAAGCGCGCCTTCGTCCTCACCGCCCGCGGCGGCATCTATGCCGGCGGCAGCCTGGATCAGCAGGAACCCTACCTGCGCCAGGCCCTTGGCTTTATCGGCATCAACGACGTGAGCTTCATCCATGCCGAGGGCCTCAACATGGGCGGCGACGTCTCGGAGAAAGGTTTGGCCGAAGCGCAGGAAAAGTTGGCGCAAGTAGCCTAACCTTTAGGCATGAGCGACTGACTTAGCGCCCCCTCCGCTCCTTGGGGGCGTCCCTGCCCGGCCGACCAGCGTGACTGGTCCTTCGGGCCTTTTTTTGACGCCCCAGCGCCCCGCGCTGGGGCGTCTTTGCATCTGCGGCGCTGCCGCGGCACCTCGTCGTCATGGCTCAGCTGAGCTGCTCAGGATTGTTGCCAGCGCGGCAACCGGATAAGGTCGCCGGTTTTCTGCGAGGTGCCCATGCGCTATCTGCTGTTCGTAACCCTGCTGTGGGCCTTCTCCTTCAGTCTGATCGGCGAGTACCTGGCCGGGCAGGTGGACAGCTATTTCGCCGTGCTGACCCGGATCGTCATCGCCGGGTTGGTGTTCCTGCCGCTGACGCGCTGGCGCGGCGTGGCGCCGGGATTCATCCGCGGCATGTTGCTGATCGGCGCCTTGCAGTTCGGCGTCACCTACGTGTGCCTGTACCTGAGCTTCAGCATGCTGAGCGTGCCGGAGGTGCTGCTGTTCACCGTGCTGACGCCTCTCTATGTGACCCTGATCGAGGATGCCCTGCGGCGGCGCTTCAATCCCATGGCCCTGCTCGCCGCGTTGGTGGCGGTGGCCGGCGCCGCGCTGATTCGCTACGACCAGGTCGATGCGGGTTATTACACAGGCTTTGCCCTGCTGCAGGTCGCCAACGCCACCTTCGCCGCCGGCCAGGTGCTGTACAAGCATCTGCTGGCACGTCATCCCTCGGATATCCCGCAATATCGGCGCTTCGGCTACTTCTACCTCGGGGCGCTGGCCGTGGCCCTGCCGGCCTTCCTCGCGTTCGGAAACGCCGCCGGCTTGCCCAGCAGCGCCCTGCAGTGGAGCGTGCTCGCCTGGCTCGGTATGGTGGCTTCCGGGTTGGGGTTGTACTGGTGGAACAAGGGCGCCAGCCTGGTCGATGGCGGCACCCTGGCGGTGATGAACAACGCTCTGGTGCCGGCCGGTCTGCTGGTCAACCTGCTGCTATGGAATCGCGATGCCGACCTGCTGCGCCTGAGCCTGGGCGCGGCGGTGATCGCCGCCTCATTACTGCTTACCCGGGTGGGCACCCTGCAAGGAGCGAAGGCGACGCAATGAATCTGTCTGGACGTGGAGTGGCGCTGTCGATCTTCGCCTCGGTGCTGTTCGCCGTGATTCCCGGCTACGTGCAGCAGCTGGCGCCCCTGGATGGCGTGCAGGTGTTTGCCCAGCGGGTGCTCTGGTCGATTCCGGCAATCCTGTTGCTGGTGGCACTGAGTCGGCAGTGGGGCACGCTGGCCGCCGTGCTCGCGCGCATGCGGCGCGAGCCGCTGCTGCTGCTGGCCTCGCCCGTGGCGGCGCTGCTGATCGGCGTGCAGTGGGGGCTGTTCGTCTGGGCGCCGCTGGCCGGCTACATGCTCGACGTTTCCCTGGGTTACTTCCTCTTGCCGCTGGTCATGGTGCTGGCCGGGCGGCTGTTCTATGGCGAACGCCTGCGGCCGTTGCTCAAGGTGGCGGTGTTCTGCGCGGTGATCGGCGTGCTGCACGAGCTGTGGCGCACCCAGGCGTTTTCCTGGGTCACCCTGGTCACCGCCCTGGGCTACCCGCCTTACTTCATGCTGCGGCGCTGGATGCGCATGGACGCGCTGTCCGGGTTTATCCTGGAGATGCTGATGCTGGCGCCGATCGCCATCTGGCTGATCCTGGCCTGGGGGCCTGCGGATGTCTTCACCCTGGCGCCGCAGCTGTGGTGGTGGCTGCCGGGCCTGGGCCTGCTCGGCACCCTGGCCTTCGCGGCGATGATGGCGTCCAGCCGGCTGCTGCCGATGGGCCTGTTCGGCATCCTCAGCTACGTCGAGCCGGTGCTGCTGTTCGCCGTGTCGCTGGTCTATCTGGGGGAGCACTTCGACCCCGCGCAGCTGTTGACCTACCTGCCGATCTGGCTGGCGGTGCTGCTGGTGACCTGGGACAGCACGCGGCGGCTGATCAAGCAGCGGCGCATCTGAGGCGCCGGCAGAGCGGAGCCAGCACTTTTCATACAGGGGCAGACGCTATGCGAATCAATGCGGACCTCACGCAACGGGTGGTACTCGATACCCGGGCGATGCCCTGGCAGGCCTCGCCGCTGCCGGGCGTCGAGCGCCGCCCCCTGGAACGCTTCGCCGCGGAAAGCGGCCGCGCCACTTCGGTGGTGCGTTATGCGCCGGGCTCGGCCTTCAGTCGTCACCTGCATCCGGGGGGCGAGGAGATCCTGGTCCTGGAGGGCGTGTTCGTCGATGAGCATGGCGAGTACCCGGCGGGCTACTGGCTGAAGAATCCCCCGGGCAGCGGTCACACGCCATCGAGCCCGCCGGGCTGCCTGCTGTTCGTCAAGCTGTGCTACCAGGCGCCGGAGGATCAGCGCAGCGCGCGCATCGACACCGCCAGCGCGGCATGGCAGCCGGGCCAGGTGCCGGGGTTGCAGGTGTTGCCCCTGGACAGTCATGGCACGGTGCATACCGCCCTGGTGCGTTGGGCACCCGGTACGCGCTTCAAGGCCCATCAGCATCTGGGCGGTGAAGAAATCCTGGTGCTGGAGGGCGTGTTCGAGGACGAGTTCGGCGCCTATCCGGCCGGCACCTGGCTGCGCAGCCCCCATGGCTCGCGGCATACGCCGTTCTCCAGCGAGGGGTGCCTGATCTACGTCAAGGTCGGGCACCTGTTTGAGGGCGCCTTGCCCGCTCAGTCCAGCACGTTCCTCAGCACTTCGTAGACGATCCCCGTGGCGATGGCCACCAGCACCACGTCGCGGCCGATCTGCTTCCACTCGTAGCCGTCGTAGCGAGGCAGCTGGCTGCTCAGGTGCGGGTCGAAACGCTTGGCGATGCCCGGCGGCAGCGGCTTGCCGCGCGCCAGGTTCTTGGCGATGCCCGGCGGCAGGCTGCCAGCCGGCGCGAGCAGGTGACGGTTGTCACCGAGGATGATGCGTACCCGGCCGATATCGATCGACGGACCGTTGAGCTGGACGCTGAGGTCGCCGTCATGGCTGGCGCCATGCTTGTCGTGTTTCGGCGCCGCCTGGGCCGTTTGCATGGCCAGGGCAGCGAGCAGTGCAGTGCAGATCAGCAAACGAGGATGAGGCATGGCAGGCTCCATAAACGGAGGGGTGAGCATGACACTGGATTTGAGCCCTTAATTGGGCCTTATTCAAGATGCCGGTCCTGCACTTTGTGGCCGCTGACGCAAAGAAATTCGGCCGCGGCCCAGGAAACCGTTAGGCTATGCAGCTGATTCCAGTTTTTTTGCCGAGGTTGACCCCGTGTTTTCCCAATTCCCCCTGCACGAACGCCTGCTGAAAGCCGTGGCCGAGCTGAACTTTGTCGAGCCCACCCCGGTGCAGGTGGCGGCCATTCCGCCCGCGCTGCAGGGACGTGACCTGCGGGTGATCGCCCAGACCGGCAGCGGCAAGACCGCGGCCTTCGTCCTGCCCATGCTCAACCGCCTGCTCGGTGACGGCGCACCCAAGCCGCGGGTGAGCCTGCGCGCGGTGATCCTGCTGCCGACGCGCGAGCTGGCCCAGCAGACCCTCAAGGAAGTCGAGCGCTTCGCCCAGTTCACCTTTATCAAGGCCGGGCTGATCACCGGTGGCGAGGACTTCAAGTCCCAGGCGGCCATGCTGCGCCGAGTGGACATCCTGATCGGCACCCCGGGGCGGCTGATCGAGCACGCCAACGCCGGCAACCTGCCGCTGGAGGAGGTCGAGGTGCTGGTGCTGGACGAGGCCGACCGCATGCTCGACATGGGCTTCGCCGAAGATGTGCAGCGCCTGGCCGAGGCCTGCTCCGGGCCGCACCAGACCCTGCTGTTCTCCGCCACCAGCGGCGGCTCCGGCCTGCGCGAAATGGTCGCCAAGGTGCTCAAGGAGCCCCAGTACCTGCAGCTCAACGCCGTCAGCCAGCTCGCCGAAGGCACCCGCCAGCAGATCATCACCGCCGACCACAACTACCACAAGGAACAGCTGGTCGACTGGTTGCTGAGCAACGAGACCTACGACAAGGCGATCATCTTCACCAATACCCGGGTCCAGGCCGACCGCCTCTACGGCAAGCTGGTGGCCCGCGAGTTCAAGACCTTCGTGCTGCATGGCGAGAAGGATCAGAAGGACCGCAAGCTGGCCATCGACCGCCTCAAGCAGGGCGCGGTGAAGATCCTGGTCGCCACCGACGTGGCGGCCCGGGGCCTGGACGTCGAGGGTCTGGACCTGGTGATCAACTTCGACATGCCGCGCTCCGGTGACGAATACGTGCACCGCATCGGCCGCACCGGTCGTGCCGGTGCCGAGGGCCTGGCGATCTCGCTGATCTGCCACACCGACTGGAACCTGATGTCGAGCATCGAACGCTACCTCAAGCAGCGTTTCGAGCGCCGCACCATCAAGGAACTGAAGGGCACGTATCAGGGGCCGAAAAACCTCAAGGCGTCCGGCAAGGCGGCCGGCACCAAGAAGAAAAAGACCGACGCCAAGGGCACCAAGAAAAGCGCGGCGAAGAAGCCCGCGGCCAAGGCCCCGAGCAAGCGCAACACGATCAACAAGCCGAAGAGCGAGGCGCCGACACTGGTCAGCCAGGACGGCCTGGCGCCGCTCAAGCGACGCAAGCCGACTGCCGAGTAATCGCGATGCGCTTGTTGCCGATGGGGGCGGGCGCATTGTGGCTACTGTCAGCACGGGTGCAGGGCCAGGGCACCGTCCACAGGTGTCTGCAGCCCGATGGCGTGGTGCTCTACAGCGATCAGGCCTGCAGCATGGCGCACAGCAACCTGGCCTTGAGTGTCAGCGGCTACGCCAGCTATCCGCCGATGTTGCGGGGCCTGGCCAAGCTCTGGCACGAACAGCTGCAGCCGCTGTTCGGCGGGATCGAGGTGCTGCCGTACCTGGCGCTGCTCTACGGGCTGATGAGCCTGGTCTGCTTTGTCGCCTACTACCGCGACAAGCAGTTCGCCATGCGCGGCGCACGGCGCACGCCCGAGGCGCGCCTGCACCTGTACGAGTTATTCGGTGGCTGGCCGGGCGGCCTGCTGGCGCAACGCATGATTCGCCACAAGAATCGCAAGCTCGGCTATCAGGTCAGGTTCTGGCTGATCGTACTGAGCCACCTGCTGGTGGCCGCTGCGGTGCTGTGGCTGGCCTATTGGCCCGAGTCGCGGCTGGCGCTGTTGTGAAACCGGGCGGGCATGCTTCAGCCCATGCCCGCCCGGCGCCTGGGGCTTACTTCGGTACGATCAGGATCTTGCCGTCCCGCTCGCCGCTGGCGGCGGCCGCCACGGCTTCCTTGATCTGGCTGACGTCGTAGGTGGCGGCGACGCGGGCGTGCAGCTTGCCGCTGGCGATCAGTTGGGTCAGCTCGCCGAACACCTGCATCTGCTCGGCCGGGGTCGCCTGTTGGAACCACTTGGCCAGCCAGAAGCCCTTGAGGGTCACGCCGCGAAAGACGAAGGAAGCCGGCGACACCTGGCAGGGTTGGCGGCTCATCATCCCGTAGTTCACCAGCACGCCACCCTCGCTCAGGCTCGCGGCGAGGTGGTCGGTGGCCTCACCGCCCACCGCGTCGATGCCCAGGCGCACCGGTGCGCCGCCGGTGGCCGCGCGCACGCGCTTGGCCAGATCCGGACCATCGACCAGCACCACGTCGCCGCCTTCGGCCTCGACGCCGGCCACCGCCGACTCGCGGCGCACCACGTTGAGGGTTCTGAAGCCGCGCAGCTTGGCCAGCTGGATCAGGTAGCTGCCGACCCCCGAGTTGGCGGCGTTCTGGATCACCCAGTCGCCGGGCTGCAGGTCGACGAACTGGCTGAGCATCAAGGAGGCGGTCGGCGGGTTGACGGTCATCATCGCCAGTTGCTGCGGATCGGACTCCGGCAGGGGAATCAGCTTGTCCGCCGGCGCGTTCAGGTGGCTGACCCAGGTGCCGCAGCCGACCGGCAACAGTACCAGCTGGCCGACCTTGAGCTTGCTCACCTCCGCGCCGAGCGCCTCGACCCGGCCCACGCCCTCGTTGCCGCCGATCGCCGGCAGCGGCGGCAGCATGCCGTACTCGCCGGTCAGGGTGAGTACGTCGGAGGGGTTGATCGGTGCGGCTGCCACCTTGACCCGCACCTCGCCTGCAGCCGGCGCGGCAAGCTGCAGTTCGACGGCTTCGATCACATCCTGCGGTTGCGGGCCGCGTGTCTGGTACTGGGCTTTGAGCATCGGGTTTCTCCGTGGGCTGGCGAGTTGATCAGCGCCCCAGTCTAGACCTTGGCGGCTGCGTGCGGACGAATCCCCTGCAATACAGCCGGTTGATCATGGTCGGCTGTCAAGGGCTGAAAGCCGCGACCTGCTGGTGCACTATGGGCAGGACGATGATCGGCCGCGCCGCCGCGGACGTTGCCGATCAAGCGAAGGAGAGGGGCCATGCTGAACTCGCGATTGCTTGGGATTCTCGGGCTTGTCGCCGCTGTGGCGCTGCCGCCGGCCGTCGCGCAGGAGCGCCAGTATCCCAGTGAGCTGGGTAGCCTGCGGGTCACCACGCTGCTGTCCGGTCTTGAACACCCCTGGGCCCTGGCATTTCTGCCGGATCGCCAGGGCCTGCTGCTGACCGAGCGCCTCGGGCGCCTGCGTCTGCTCGGCGCCGACGGCCGACTGTCCGAGCCCATCGAGGGCGTGCCGCAAGTCTACGCCCGAGGCCAGGGCGGCCTGCTGGATGTGGCGCTGTCCCCGGCGTTCGCCACCGATCGATGGGTGTACCTGAGCTATGCCGAAGCGGGCAAACGCGGCAAGGCCGGCACGGCAGTCGGGCGCGGCCGCTTGTCAACCGATGGGCGCCGGCTGGAGGGCTTCGAGGTGATCTTCCGCCAGCAGCCCAAACTGTCCACCGGCGTGCATTTCGGCGCGCGCCTGGTGTTTGATCGTGACGGCTACCTGTTCATCACCCTGGGCGAGAACAACCAGCGACCCACCGCCCAGCACCTCGACAAGCTCCAGGGCAAGGTGGTGCGCCTGCACTCCGACGGCCGCGTGCCACCTGACAACCCCTTTGTCGACCAGGACGGCGTGCGCCCGGAAATCTGGTCCTACGGCCATCGCAACCCCCAGGGCGCCGCCCTCAATCCCTGGACCGGCGCATTGTGGGTGCATGAGCATGGCCCGCGCGGCGGCGACGAGATCAATATCCCCCAGGCCGGCAAGAACTACGGCTGGCCGTTGGCCACCCATGGGGTGAACTATACGTTCCTGCCGATTCCCGAGGCCCTGGGTGAAACAGTCGCCGGCACCGAGCCGCCGCACCATGTCTGGGAGAAATCGCCGGCGATCAGCGGCATGGCGTTCTATGACGCGGCGCGCTTTCCGCAGTGGCGACACAGCCTGTTTGTCGGGGCGCTGGCTGGAGAGGCGCTTCTGCGCCTGCAGTTGCAGGGCGACCGGGTGATGCACGAGGAGCGCCTGCTGGAAGCGCTGGATGCGCGCATTCGCGACGTGCGCCAGGGGCCGGACGGCTATCTCTATGTGTTGACCGACGCCAGCGACGGCCAGCTACTGCGCGTCGGGCTGGCGCGCGACTGAGCGGGGCGGGTACCGGTTGGTCGTGCACATTTCAGGAGCTGGGGGAATGGCCGGCGAGTTTTACGGCAGGGGAGAGGGGAGCGCCTGGCGCTTTGTCGAGACGAGCAAAGCGCTACAGGGTAGCCGGCGCGAGGCTATTTCTTGCTGATGGTGATCTGCTTGCTGGCGCCGTAGACCTGGCCACTGACACCCTTTTCAATCTGCTGGATTTCGCCACCGGCTTTCAGGAAGGCCGCGATCTGCGCATCGATCGAGGCGCTGGTTTCAACGGCGGGGGCCGGCTTGGGTTTGCTCTGGGATGCTTTTACACGCATGGCAGCCATTAACCTATTTAAAAATTAATTTGGCCGAGCATTGTACGTGAACGGCTTGACAATTGCTTGATAAATAATGTCGGCGGGAAGTTATTGCGCCCTGTGCTTCGAGCGCGCACCACGCCGATTTTAATTTTTGTTTTCTATAAGGTGTTGTTTTATCGGAGGTTCGCCGGCGTATCGGGTTGGAGGCGGCGCCACGTTGCGAAGCTCGCTTGCCATTGGTCGGATCGTACGTTCGCGCAGCCGGGAGCACCCCGCCGAGGCGTGGTTGCCAGCAAAGGCGGCCACAACTCGGGTAGAATGCGCGCCTGGCAACGAGGGTAGGGCACCATGGCGGTTATCGGACGCATGAATTGTTTGCAGGTCGTCAAGCACACCGACTTCGGTCTGTATCTGGATGGCGGCGCGGACGGCGAAATATTGTTGCCCAAGCGTTATATCCCCAAGGATACGCCGAGCGAAGTGGAAGACTGGCTGAATGTATTTATCTATTTGGACAGCGACGACAAATTAATTGCCACCACGGAAAAACCGAAAGTTCAGGTCGGTGAATTCGCCAGCCTGAAGGTGGTGGATATCAACCGGGTCGGTTTGTTTCTCAATTGGGGCTTGCCGAAAGACCTGCTGTTGCCCCATTCGGAAGAAAAGCGCCCGCTGCAGGTCGGCGATTACTGCGTCGTGCATGTCTTTCTCGACAAGCGCAGCAAACGCATCACCGCCACCGCGCGCCTGGATCGTTACCTCGACAGGCTGCCGGCCACCTACCAGGCTGGCCAGGAAGTCGACTTGCTGGTGGTCGAGTCCACCGACATGGGCTTCAAGGCCATCATCAACGGCCAGCACTGGGGCCTGATTCACAAGAACGAGCTGTTCAAGTTCCTGCGCAGCGGCATGCGCGAGAAGGGCTTCATCAAGGAAGTGCGCGACGACGGCAAGATCAGCCTGAGCCTGCAGCCGGTGGGCCAGGACGTGGTGGGTAGCCTGGGCGAACAGATCCTGGCCAAGCTGCGCGAGCAGGGCGGGATGCTCGAACTGAGCGACAAGAGCTCGCCGGAGGCCATCAGCGCGCTGTTTCGGGTCAGCAAGGGCAACTTCAAGAAGGCCATCGGCGGGCTGTACAAGCAGGG
The genomic region above belongs to Pseudomonas benzenivorans and contains:
- a CDS encoding CvfB family protein codes for the protein MAVIGRMNCLQVVKHTDFGLYLDGGADGEILLPKRYIPKDTPSEVEDWLNVFIYLDSDDKLIATTEKPKVQVGEFASLKVVDINRVGLFLNWGLPKDLLLPHSEEKRPLQVGDYCVVHVFLDKRSKRITATARLDRYLDRLPATYQAGQEVDLLVVESTDMGFKAIINGQHWGLIHKNELFKFLRSGMREKGFIKEVRDDGKISLSLQPVGQDVVGSLGEQILAKLREQGGMLELSDKSSPEAISALFRVSKGNFKKAIGGLYKQGQIRIHEDRIELLER